A window from Streptomyces sp. NBC_00299 encodes these proteins:
- a CDS encoding FAD-binding oxidoreductase: protein MTTSTATLDHRLTDRLRGVVVVPGDPAYDEARKVYNAMHDKRPAVIVRAVDAGDVVATVDFAREQGLPLAVRGGSHSVPGHGTCDGGVVLDLGRMRGVRVDPDARTAWVEGGCTWADVDHATHAFGLATTGGVVSTTGVGGLTTGGGMGHLARRCGLACDNLVSVDLVTADGSFLTCTDDQHSDLMWAVRGGGGNFGVVTSFAFRLHPVADILGGPTFFPLDADVIRRYRELVAEADERLGAVLVVGLGPPVPFLPEHRHGRPMCAVVTCWSGPPDEDDRIRDRVAALGPVLGRHLERMPYPVINTLFDELVPAGLYHYWKGSFTKGLPDGAVDALVEYGATTPSIQSVTVVFPVDGACHRVGPAETAFSYRDADYSVALSPTLTTREECEDRKDWVRAFHRALEPHSMGGGYVNFMDGDDQDRVRANYRANFDRLRDLKRRHDPGNLFRLNHNIAP, encoded by the coding sequence ATGACCACCTCCACAGCGACCCTCGACCACCGGCTGACGGACCGGCTGCGCGGCGTCGTCGTCGTGCCCGGCGACCCGGCCTACGACGAGGCCCGCAAGGTCTACAACGCCATGCACGACAAGCGGCCGGCTGTCATCGTGCGGGCCGTCGACGCGGGCGACGTCGTCGCCACGGTGGACTTCGCGCGTGAGCAGGGCCTGCCGCTCGCCGTGCGCGGCGGCAGTCACAGCGTCCCCGGCCACGGCACGTGTGACGGCGGGGTCGTCCTCGACCTGGGCCGGATGCGCGGGGTCCGCGTCGATCCCGACGCCCGCACGGCGTGGGTGGAGGGCGGCTGCACCTGGGCGGACGTCGATCACGCCACGCACGCGTTCGGGCTGGCCACCACCGGCGGGGTCGTCTCCACGACCGGCGTGGGCGGTCTGACGACCGGCGGCGGCATGGGCCACCTGGCCCGGCGCTGCGGTCTGGCCTGCGACAACCTCGTCTCGGTGGATCTGGTGACGGCCGACGGATCCTTCCTGACCTGCACGGACGACCAGCACAGCGATCTGATGTGGGCGGTGCGCGGAGGCGGCGGGAACTTCGGGGTCGTCACGTCCTTCGCGTTCCGGCTGCACCCCGTCGCCGACATCCTCGGCGGGCCCACGTTCTTCCCGCTCGACGCCGACGTGATCCGCCGGTACCGGGAGCTGGTCGCCGAGGCGGACGAACGTCTCGGAGCCGTCCTCGTCGTGGGGCTCGGACCACCGGTGCCGTTCCTGCCCGAGCACCGGCACGGGCGCCCGATGTGCGCAGTGGTCACGTGCTGGAGCGGGCCGCCGGATGAGGACGACCGGATCCGGGACCGGGTCGCCGCACTCGGGCCGGTGCTGGGCCGGCACCTGGAGCGCATGCCCTACCCGGTGATCAACACCCTCTTCGACGAGCTGGTGCCCGCCGGGCTGTACCACTACTGGAAGGGCAGCTTCACCAAGGGCCTGCCGGACGGGGCCGTCGACGCCCTCGTCGAGTACGGCGCCACCACGCCCTCGATCCAGAGCGTCACGGTCGTCTTCCCCGTCGACGGGGCCTGCCACCGCGTGGGACCGGCGGAAACCGCCTTCTCCTACCGGGACGCCGACTACTCGGTCGCGCTCAGCCCGACGCTCACCACCCGTGAGGAGTGCGAGGACCGCAAGGACTGGGTGCGTGCCTTCCACCGGGCGCTCGAACCGCACTCCATGGGCGGCGGCTACGTGAACTTCATGGACGGCGACGACCAGGACCGCGTACGGGCCAACTACCGGGCGAACTTCGACCGTCTCAGGGATCTGAAACGGCGCCACGACCCGGGCAACCTGTTCCGCCTGAACCACAACATCGCACCGTGA
- a CDS encoding GNAT family N-acetyltransferase, which translates to MTGVLTVDRPPQPTAPTRYTVGLARDEEDVRAAQRLRHDVFAGEMGAQLTTPQPGHDIDAFDAYCDHLLVREEVSGQVVGTYRLLPPERAAVAGRLYSEGEFDLSRIDGLRPNLVEVGRSCVHPDHRDGAVISLIWAGIARYMVDRGHEWLAGCCSIPLADGGKLAAATWDRVQAKHLAPEEYRVRPLRPWQPTEPAPAARMELPALLRGYIRLGAWVCGEPAHDPEFGVADMYVLLSMRRVNSRYLRHFLSLVPA; encoded by the coding sequence ATGACCGGCGTACTGACCGTCGACCGTCCCCCGCAGCCCACGGCACCCACCCGCTACACCGTCGGCCTCGCCCGCGACGAGGAGGACGTGCGCGCCGCCCAGCGGCTGCGGCACGACGTCTTCGCCGGTGAGATGGGAGCCCAGCTGACCACCCCGCAGCCGGGCCACGACATCGACGCCTTCGACGCGTACTGCGACCACCTGCTCGTCCGTGAGGAGGTGTCCGGCCAGGTCGTCGGCACCTACCGACTGCTCCCGCCGGAGCGGGCCGCGGTCGCGGGCCGGCTGTACTCCGAGGGCGAGTTCGACCTGAGCCGCATCGACGGCCTGCGTCCGAACCTGGTCGAGGTCGGCCGCTCCTGCGTGCACCCCGACCACCGCGACGGCGCCGTCATCAGCCTCATCTGGGCCGGCATCGCCCGCTACATGGTCGACCGCGGCCACGAGTGGCTGGCCGGCTGCTGCTCGATCCCGCTGGCCGACGGCGGCAAGCTCGCGGCGGCCACCTGGGACCGGGTGCAGGCCAAGCACCTCGCCCCGGAGGAGTACCGGGTACGACCGCTGCGGCCCTGGCAGCCCACTGAGCCCGCCCCCGCCGCCCGCATGGAACTCCCGGCCCTCCTGCGCGGCTACATCCGCCTCGGCGCCTGGGTCTGCGGCGAGCCCGCGCACGACCCGGAGTTCGGGGTCGCCGACATGTACGTGCTGCTGTCGATGCGCCGGGTCAACTCGCGCTACCTGCGCCACTTCCTCTCCCTCGTCCCGGCGTGA
- a CDS encoding LuxR C-terminal-related transcriptional regulator, which produces MTERTMDRAAADTLRQARDAAAREAWAEAHRLLSSLDAGLLTPDDCAAFADAAWWTGRVDESIAGRTRAYSGYVTAGAARQAGHSAWLLFYEHQLAGRTAVAAGWLGRARRHLGGEPECVEQCYLAWVDAEDAQRRGAFDEAMAAARRMAGIARRRGSPDLLAMGVQAQAGVLVARGRVREGLDLLDEAMCSAMAGELSSFFTGWVYCLGLQQSMACVDLGRAAEWTDAAMRWCAAMPAENNFRGLCRVHRVEVLELRGSWDEALTEAERTCEELLPYEGRMAAEAVYVVGQIHRRRGELTAAERSYGRAHELGRDPQPGLALLRQAQGKADAAAAALRLAGTVEAGGLTRSGLLAAQVEVCLALGRTAEARTAAEELGSLARDWQRRCGSQTTLLHASAATASGAVAFAARDLDRALPRLRRALTLWLELRVPYEAAQVRMTLAAADRAAGDGEGARMELRAAEQVFRQLGAVPDALRAAALLADVRPGRPGGLTEREIQVLRLVAAGRTNRAVAAELVISEHTVARHLNNIFAKLEVSSRAAATGYAYRHGIA; this is translated from the coding sequence GTGACCGAGCGGACGATGGACAGGGCGGCCGCGGACACGTTGCGCCAGGCCAGGGATGCCGCCGCGCGTGAGGCGTGGGCCGAGGCGCACCGGTTGCTGAGCAGCTTGGACGCCGGCCTGCTCACCCCCGACGACTGCGCCGCGTTCGCAGACGCCGCCTGGTGGACGGGCCGTGTCGACGAGTCGATCGCCGGGCGGACGCGGGCCTACTCCGGATATGTCACGGCGGGGGCCGCCCGGCAGGCGGGGCACTCGGCGTGGCTGCTGTTCTACGAGCACCAGCTGGCGGGACGTACGGCCGTGGCCGCCGGCTGGCTGGGCCGGGCCCGGCGGCACCTGGGTGGTGAGCCGGAGTGTGTCGAGCAGTGCTACCTCGCCTGGGTCGACGCGGAGGACGCTCAGCGGCGCGGCGCGTTCGACGAGGCGATGGCTGCCGCCCGGCGCATGGCGGGGATCGCGCGACGCCGCGGCAGTCCGGATCTGCTCGCCATGGGTGTCCAGGCGCAGGCGGGCGTGCTGGTGGCCCGGGGGCGCGTCCGCGAGGGGCTCGATCTGCTGGACGAGGCGATGTGCTCGGCCATGGCGGGTGAGCTCAGCTCCTTCTTCACCGGCTGGGTCTACTGCCTGGGCCTGCAGCAGTCCATGGCCTGCGTCGATCTGGGCCGCGCCGCCGAATGGACCGACGCGGCCATGCGGTGGTGCGCGGCGATGCCGGCCGAGAACAACTTCCGGGGACTGTGCCGGGTGCACCGGGTCGAGGTGCTGGAGCTGCGGGGCAGCTGGGACGAAGCGCTGACCGAGGCCGAGCGGACCTGCGAGGAACTGCTTCCGTACGAGGGGCGGATGGCCGCCGAGGCGGTCTACGTGGTCGGCCAGATCCATCGTCGGCGCGGCGAGCTCACGGCGGCCGAGCGGTCCTACGGCCGCGCCCATGAGCTCGGCCGCGACCCACAGCCCGGCCTCGCCCTGCTGCGGCAGGCCCAGGGCAAGGCCGACGCCGCCGCTGCCGCCCTGCGGCTTGCGGGCACGGTCGAGGCGGGCGGTCTCACGCGGAGCGGACTGCTGGCTGCCCAGGTGGAGGTGTGCCTGGCGCTGGGCCGGACGGCCGAGGCACGCACGGCAGCCGAGGAGCTGGGCTCCCTGGCCCGCGACTGGCAGCGGCGGTGCGGTTCGCAGACGACTCTCCTGCACGCGAGCGCCGCCACGGCGTCCGGCGCGGTGGCCTTCGCGGCCCGGGACCTCGACCGGGCGCTGCCCCGGCTGCGCCGGGCGCTGACGCTCTGGCTGGAACTGCGGGTGCCGTACGAGGCCGCCCAGGTGCGCATGACGCTGGCCGCCGCCGACCGGGCCGCCGGGGACGGTGAGGGTGCCCGGATGGAACTGCGGGCAGCCGAGCAGGTGTTCCGGCAGCTCGGCGCCGTACCGGACGCGCTCCGGGCGGCCGCTCTGCTCGCCGATGTGCGCCCGGGGCGGCCCGGTGGGCTCACCGAGCGGGAGATCCAGGTGCTGCGGCTGGTCGCGGCGGGCCGCACGAACCGGGCCGTCGCGGCGGAGCTGGTGATCAGCGAGCACACCGTCGCCCGGCATCTGAACAACATCTTCGCCAAGCTCGAGGTGTCCTCGCGGGCGGCGGCGACGGGGTACGCGTACCGGCACGGCATCGCGTGA
- a CDS encoding excinuclease ABC subunit UvrA produces the protein MPSPHDPYVRVRGAREHNLRGVDVDIPRDVLAVFTGVSGSGKSSLAFGTIYAEAQRRYFESVAPYARRLIHQVGAPKVGEITGLPPAVSLQQRRSAPTSRSSVGTVTNLSNSLRMLYSRAGDYPPGAERLDSDSFSPNTAAGACPECHGLGQVHRTTEELLVPDPGLSIREGAIAAWPGAWQGKNLRDILDALGHDVDRPWRELPAEQREWILFTDEQPVVTVHPVRDADRIQRPYQGTYMSARRYVMKTFADSKSPTLRTKAERFLAAAPCPACGGSRLRPEALAVTFGGRTIADVAALPLTELAGLLEGGSSEAARVLTEDLKSRIGPVVELGLGYLSLDRATPTLSAGELQRLRLATQLRSGLFGVVYVLDEPSAGLHPADTEALLTVLARLKAAGNTVFVVEHHLDVMRGADWLVDVGPRAGEHGGKVLHSGPVAELAAVTESATARFLFDGSPAAVRQVRAPRGQLKVGPVSRHNLRGVTAEFPLGVFTAVTGVSGSGKSTLIGEITEELAGVGRLVSVDQKPIGRTPRSNLATYTGLFDVVRKVFAATDEARVRRYGVGRFSFNVAGGPPSGGGRCETCQGEGFVSVELLFLPSTYAPCPDCGGARYNPETLQVAYRGRNIAQVLDLTVEGAAEFFADTPAVARSLGALLDVGLGYLRLGQPATELSGGEAQRIKLASELQRAGRGHTLYLLDEPTTGLHPADVEVLMRQLHGLVDAGHTVVVVEHDMSVVAGADWVIDLGPGGGDAGGRIVAAGPPADVARAEGSATAPYLARVMP, from the coding sequence ATGCCTTCCCCGCACGACCCCTACGTCCGCGTCCGCGGCGCCCGCGAGCACAACCTCAGGGGCGTGGACGTCGACATCCCACGGGACGTGCTGGCCGTGTTCACGGGTGTGTCCGGGTCCGGGAAGTCGTCGCTCGCCTTCGGCACGATCTACGCGGAGGCCCAGCGCCGCTACTTCGAGTCGGTGGCGCCGTACGCGCGCAGGCTGATCCACCAGGTCGGCGCGCCGAAGGTCGGCGAGATCACCGGGCTGCCGCCCGCCGTGTCGCTCCAGCAGCGCCGCTCGGCGCCGACGTCCCGCTCCTCCGTCGGCACGGTCACCAACCTCTCCAACTCCCTGCGGATGCTGTACTCCCGGGCGGGCGACTACCCGCCGGGCGCCGAGCGGCTCGACTCGGACTCCTTCTCACCGAATACGGCGGCCGGGGCGTGCCCGGAGTGCCACGGGCTCGGGCAAGTGCACCGTACGACCGAGGAGTTGCTGGTCCCCGATCCGGGGCTGTCGATCCGGGAGGGCGCGATCGCGGCGTGGCCGGGTGCCTGGCAGGGCAAGAACCTGCGCGACATCCTCGACGCGCTCGGCCACGACGTCGACCGGCCCTGGCGCGAGCTGCCCGCCGAGCAGCGGGAGTGGATCCTGTTCACCGACGAGCAGCCGGTCGTCACCGTTCACCCGGTGCGCGACGCCGACCGCATCCAACGCCCGTACCAGGGCACGTACATGAGCGCCCGCCGGTACGTCATGAAGACCTTCGCCGACTCCAAGAGCCCGACCCTCAGGACGAAGGCGGAGCGGTTCCTCGCCGCAGCACCCTGCCCGGCGTGCGGCGGCAGCAGGCTGCGCCCCGAGGCGCTGGCGGTGACCTTCGGCGGCCGGACGATCGCCGATGTGGCCGCGCTGCCGCTCACGGAGCTGGCGGGATTACTGGAAGGTGGCTCCTCGGAGGCGGCCCGTGTTCTCACCGAGGACCTCAAGTCCCGTATCGGGCCCGTCGTCGAGCTCGGCCTCGGCTATCTGAGCCTCGACCGCGCCACGCCGACGCTCTCGGCGGGTGAACTGCAGCGCCTGCGGCTCGCGACGCAGCTGCGGTCCGGGCTGTTCGGTGTCGTGTACGTCCTCGACGAGCCGTCCGCGGGGCTGCACCCGGCGGACACCGAGGCGCTGCTGACGGTGCTGGCGCGGCTGAAGGCGGCCGGGAACACGGTGTTCGTGGTCGAGCACCATCTCGACGTCATGCGCGGCGCGGACTGGCTGGTCGACGTGGGACCGCGGGCGGGTGAGCACGGCGGGAAGGTGCTGCACAGCGGGCCGGTGGCGGAGCTGGCTGCGGTCACGGAGTCGGCCACGGCGCGGTTCCTGTTCGACGGCTCGCCCGCCGCCGTACGCCAAGTGCGTGCGCCGCGGGGCCAGTTGAAGGTCGGGCCGGTCAGCCGGCACAACCTGCGCGGGGTGACCGCCGAGTTCCCGCTCGGTGTGTTCACGGCCGTCACCGGCGTCTCGGGTTCGGGCAAGTCCACGCTCATCGGCGAGATCACCGAGGAACTGGCGGGTGTGGGCCGCCTGGTCTCGGTCGACCAGAAGCCGATCGGCCGCACCCCGCGCTCCAACCTCGCCACCTACACCGGCCTCTTCGACGTCGTACGCAAGGTGTTCGCGGCCACCGACGAGGCGCGGGTCCGTCGTTACGGCGTCGGGCGGTTCTCCTTCAATGTCGCTGGGGGTCCCCCCTCCGGGGGAGGACGGTGCGAGACCTGTCAGGGCGAGGGGTTCGTCAGCGTGGAGCTGCTGTTCCTGCCGAGCACGTACGCGCCGTGCCCCGACTGCGGCGGGGCCCGCTACAACCCCGAGACGCTCCAAGTTGCGTACCGGGGGCGGAACATCGCGCAGGTGCTGGACCTCACGGTCGAGGGGGCTGCGGAGTTCTTCGCGGACACCCCGGCCGTGGCGCGCAGTCTAGGCGCCCTGCTCGACGTGGGCCTCGGCTATCTGCGTCTCGGGCAGCCGGCCACCGAGCTGTCCGGCGGTGAGGCCCAGCGCATCAAGCTGGCGAGCGAGTTGCAGCGCGCCGGGCGCGGCCACACGCTCTACCTGCTCGACGAGCCGACGACCGGACTCCACCCGGCCGACGTCGAGGTGCTGATGCGCCAGCTGCACGGGCTCGTCGACGCCGGGCACACCGTGGTCGTGGTCGAGCACGACATGTCCGTCGTGGCGGGCGCGGACTGGGTGATCGACCTGGGGCCGGGCGGGGGTGACGCGGGCGGACGGATCGTGGCGGCGGGGCCGCCGGCGGACGTGGCTCGGGCGGAAGGGAGCGCCACGGCGCCGTATCTGGCCCGTGTGATGCCGTAA
- a CDS encoding LLM class flavin-dependent oxidoreductase — MSSVIASTRFSVLDRSRTREGRPTGEALRDTVGLARELEELGYHRVWVSEHHGVPGVAGSAPTVLAAAVASATRTIRVGTGGVMLPNHQPLVVAEQFGVLESLFPGRIDMGLGRSVGFTDGVRKALGRDKGDAEDFAAQIGELLDWFRGTSPTGVHARPAEGLTVPPFVLAMGEGADIAARAGLPMVIGDLRNREKMRRGIDHYRDRFQPSAWAGEPYVVISGSIAVAGTPEEARRLLVPEAWAMAYSRTHGTFPPLASAERVEALAMTDKERGFYEGGLAGHIAGTEEQVAHELETVLKETEAQEVLVTTSTYDRAALVDSYRRLARIISA, encoded by the coding sequence ATGAGCTCCGTGATCGCCTCGACCCGCTTCTCCGTCCTCGACCGCTCCCGCACCCGGGAGGGCCGCCCGACCGGAGAAGCGCTGCGTGACACCGTAGGGCTGGCGCGGGAGCTGGAAGAGCTGGGCTACCACCGCGTCTGGGTCTCGGAGCACCACGGCGTGCCGGGAGTGGCAGGGTCCGCGCCGACCGTCCTGGCCGCCGCTGTCGCGTCCGCCACCCGCACCATCCGGGTCGGGACCGGCGGGGTGATGCTGCCCAACCACCAACCCCTGGTCGTGGCTGAGCAGTTCGGGGTGCTGGAGTCCCTCTTTCCCGGCCGTATCGACATGGGGCTCGGGCGATCGGTCGGCTTCACGGACGGTGTCCGCAAGGCGCTCGGGCGGGACAAGGGGGACGCCGAGGACTTCGCGGCGCAGATCGGGGAGCTGCTCGACTGGTTCCGCGGCACCTCGCCGACCGGCGTGCACGCGCGCCCCGCCGAGGGACTGACCGTGCCGCCGTTCGTGCTGGCGATGGGCGAGGGCGCGGACATCGCGGCCCGCGCCGGGTTGCCGATGGTCATCGGTGATCTGCGGAACCGGGAGAAGATGCGGCGCGGGATCGATCACTACCGCGACCGCTTCCAGCCCTCCGCCTGGGCCGGTGAGCCGTACGTCGTCATCTCCGGCTCGATCGCGGTGGCCGGCACGCCCGAGGAGGCCCGGCGGCTGCTCGTGCCGGAGGCCTGGGCCATGGCGTACTCGCGCACGCACGGCACGTTCCCGCCGCTGGCTTCCGCCGAGCGCGTCGAGGCACTGGCCATGACCGACAAGGAGCGCGGCTTCTACGAGGGCGGCCTCGCCGGGCACATCGCGGGCACCGAGGAGCAGGTCGCGCACGAGCTGGAGACGGTGCTGAAGGAGACCGAGGCACAGGAGGTGCTGGTCACGACGAGCACGTACGACCGTGCGGCGCTGGTGGACTCCTACCGGCGGCTCGCCCGGATCATCTCTGCGTGA
- a CDS encoding succinate dehydrogenase/fumarate reductase iron-sulfur subunit: MKLTLRVWRQRNAAAEGAMSTYEVDGISSDMSFLEMLDTLNEELILRGEDPVAFDHDCREGICGACSLVINGDAHGPERTTSCQLHMRSFKDGDTIDIEPWRASAFPVIKDLVVDRSAFDRIIQAGGYVTAPTGAAPEAHATPVPKPDADLAFEHAECIGCGACVAACPNGAAMLFTSAKVNHLNVLPQGAPERETRVLDMVAQMDDEGFGGCTLTGECATACPKGIPLMSITSMNKEWLRATRKVKR, encoded by the coding sequence ATGAAGCTCACCCTGCGCGTCTGGCGGCAGCGCAACGCCGCCGCCGAAGGCGCCATGTCCACGTACGAGGTGGACGGCATCTCCTCCGACATGTCCTTTCTGGAGATGCTCGACACCCTCAACGAGGAGCTCATCCTCCGCGGTGAGGACCCGGTCGCCTTCGACCACGACTGCCGTGAGGGCATCTGCGGCGCCTGCTCGCTCGTCATCAACGGTGACGCGCACGGCCCCGAGCGGACCACCTCCTGCCAGCTGCACATGCGGTCCTTCAAGGACGGCGACACGATCGACATCGAGCCGTGGCGGGCGTCGGCGTTCCCGGTCATCAAGGACCTGGTCGTCGACCGGTCCGCGTTCGACCGGATCATCCAGGCGGGCGGGTACGTCACCGCCCCGACGGGTGCCGCGCCGGAAGCCCACGCCACACCCGTGCCGAAGCCGGACGCCGACCTCGCCTTCGAGCACGCCGAGTGCATCGGCTGCGGGGCGTGTGTGGCCGCGTGTCCCAACGGGGCGGCGATGCTGTTCACCTCCGCCAAGGTCAACCACCTGAACGTACTGCCGCAGGGGGCGCCCGAGCGAGAGACCCGTGTCCTGGACATGGTGGCGCAGATGGACGACGAGGGCTTCGGCGGGTGCACTCTCACCGGAGAGTGTGCCACCGCCTGCCCCAAGGGCATCCCCCTGATGTCCATCACGAGCATGAACAAGGAGTGGCTGCGGGCCACGCGGAAGGTGAAGCGGTAG
- a CDS encoding phytase, producing the protein MSASALSTLTAALLMVTGASAPQPVSVSARVETPAVYDDEAGGNADADDPAVWVDPRDAGRSLVISTLKEAGLDVYGLDGKRLQHIAAPAAPGEDTAPGRFNNVDVVYGFELGGKKTDLALVSDRGRDRVRAYAIDPGAVAAGRPPLKDVTAAGVAPVFSASEPEVDDQRTAYGLAAFSDDDNAYVAVSRRSETRVRLLQLEDRDGRVGYKAEDTLDLPGSFTLPNGKSWTPCADPGDHAQVEGMVVDQEEHVLYAAQEDVGLWRVDLDDEEFGRPKLIDRVREYGTPWTYDAEEEECVIDTAGDPGFGGEHLSADAEGATIYHAADGKGYLLASSQGDNTFAVYERQGRNAYLGSFTVTDSAATDGVQHSDGAAVVNVPLGRSFPKGLLVTHDGEAAPADGDREGTNFKFTRWESVATAFPKPLTIDTKSFDPRDTD; encoded by the coding sequence GTGAGCGCCTCAGCTCTGAGCACTCTCACCGCCGCGCTGCTGATGGTCACGGGCGCGTCCGCCCCGCAGCCGGTCTCCGTCTCCGCGCGCGTGGAGACCCCCGCCGTGTATGACGACGAGGCGGGCGGCAACGCCGACGCCGACGACCCGGCCGTCTGGGTCGACCCCCGCGACGCGGGCCGCAGCCTCGTGATCAGCACCCTGAAGGAGGCCGGCCTCGACGTCTACGGCCTCGACGGCAAGCGGCTCCAGCACATCGCCGCGCCCGCGGCACCCGGCGAGGACACCGCCCCCGGCCGCTTCAACAACGTCGACGTCGTGTACGGCTTCGAACTGGGCGGCAAGAAGACCGACCTCGCCCTGGTCAGCGACCGCGGCCGGGACCGTGTCCGGGCCTACGCGATCGACCCGGGCGCGGTGGCGGCGGGCAGGCCCCCGCTGAAGGACGTGACCGCGGCCGGCGTCGCGCCGGTCTTCTCCGCGAGCGAGCCGGAGGTCGACGACCAGCGCACCGCCTACGGGCTGGCCGCCTTCAGCGACGACGACAACGCCTACGTGGCCGTGTCGCGCCGCTCGGAGACCCGCGTACGGCTGCTGCAGCTGGAGGACCGCGACGGCCGCGTCGGCTACAAGGCCGAGGACACCCTCGACCTGCCCGGCTCCTTCACACTGCCGAACGGCAAGAGCTGGACGCCGTGCGCCGACCCCGGCGACCACGCGCAGGTCGAGGGCATGGTCGTCGACCAGGAGGAGCACGTCCTGTACGCCGCCCAGGAGGACGTCGGGCTGTGGCGGGTCGACCTCGACGACGAGGAGTTCGGCCGCCCCAAGCTGATCGACCGGGTGCGGGAGTACGGCACTCCGTGGACGTACGACGCCGAGGAAGAGGAGTGCGTCATCGACACCGCGGGCGACCCCGGCTTCGGCGGTGAGCACCTGAGTGCCGACGCCGAGGGCGCCACGATCTACCACGCCGCCGACGGCAAGGGATACCTGCTCGCCTCCAGCCAGGGCGACAACACCTTCGCCGTGTACGAGCGCCAGGGCCGCAACGCCTACCTGGGCTCCTTCACCGTCACCGACAGCGCCGCCACCGACGGGGTGCAGCACTCCGACGGCGCCGCCGTGGTGAACGTGCCGCTCGGCCGCTCGTTCCCCAAGGGGCTGCTCGTCACCCACGACGGCGAGGCCGCGCCCGCCGACGGGGACCGGGAGGGCACCAACTTCAAGTTCACGCGGTGGGAGTCGGTGGCGACCGCGTTCCCGAAGCCGCTGACGATCGACACCAAGTCGTTCGACCCGCGCGACACGGACTGA